The genomic segment CCTGCTCGCGGCGCGCGCGTGGCGCTGGCCGGCGATCTGGCACGGTAGCCTGTGCCTGGCGGCGCTGGTGGCGTTGCAATTGGCGCTGGGCACACTCACTTGGCTGGAGAACTACGGCTGGCCGGCTGGCGCCGAGACCTACCAAGTGGCGGCGGGGCATACGGTGGCGGCGCAAAGCCAAATGCAAACGCTGGTGACCACGGCCCACGTAGCGACCGGCGCGTTGATCGTGGCGGTGGCGCTGGTGGTGACAATGCAATCGTTTCACGAGTTGCGACAAAGCGTTGTGGCGGGCGCTGGCGCGCCGCGGCAGGTTGCGCGCGGCGCTGCGCGGCAACTGGCTGTCGCCGGGAGGATGCTCGCATGACCGCATGGGCCATGGCTTACGTCCGCCGCCACTCGCACGCACTGGCAAAGTCGCGCGATCTTTTGGATTTGACCAAGCCGCGCATCGGGGTGATGGTGCTGTTGACCGTGGCCGCCGGAGTGTGGCTGGCGGGTTGGGGCAACGCGAGTCCGCTGGCGCTATTGCATGCCTTGATCGGCACGGCGCTTGTGGCGGCGAGCGGATGCACGGCCAATGCCTGGCTGGAACAAAAGAGCGACGCGCGGATGCGGCGCACCGCCAATCGGCCGTTGCCGGCCGGACGAATCGCCAGCGGCGAAGCCCTGGTGATGTGCGCGGCGACCATCGTGGCCGGCGTGGGCTACTTGGCCTGGACCTTGGGGACGCAGACGGCGCTCTTGGGTTTGGCGAGTTGGACGATTTATGCGCTCATTTACACTCCGCTCAAAGTCTGCACCATCTACAACACGGCGGTCGGCGCCGTGGCCGGCGCCATGCCGGTGCTGATTGGTTGGTCGGCCGGGGGAGGGCGGATCGACCTGATGGCGGGCACGCTGTTTTTGATCATCTATCTCTGGCAATTTCCGCACTTCATGGCGATCGCCTGGATCTACCGCGACGACTACGCGGCAGGGGGGCTACAGATGTTGCCGTGCGTCGATCCCACCGGGGTGCGAACCGGCGTGCAGGCGGTGAGCGCTGCGCTGATGCTGTTGCCGATCACCTTGATCCCCGCGTTGGTTTATGGCTATAGCCTGACCTACGTGCTGGCGGCGCTGCTTTTGGGCGGGGTCTACATTGCGGGGTCGATTTTATTTCTCGTCCGCCGCGACGACGCCAGCGCACGGTTGTTGCTGCGGGTGTCGCTCGTTTATTTGCCGCTGTTGTTGGGCACTTTAGTGTACATGCCTCTCGTGTAAGAGAACGCGCAGCTAGGAAGTAGCATGGCTCACGCGACCGCAGAACATTCGGATCACGACCACCATCATCTCAAGCTCGAGTATCAGCCCGCGCTGCCGATTCCGAACGGCAAGCTAATCATGTGGCTGTTTCTATCGACGGAGATCATGTTCTTCGCCGCGCTGATCGGCACGTTCATCGTGATCCGCTTTGGCGCGGTGGCGTGGCCGACACAGCATCAGGTGCATTTGAGCGAGCCAATTGGCGCGTTCAACACGTTCGTGCTGATCTGCTCAAGCGTTTCGATCGTGCTGGCGCTGGAGATGGCGCGGGCCAATCGCTCCGGCGCGGCCCGACTGTGGCTGTTGGTCACGCTGGTTCTGGGCAGCTTGTTTCTGGGCGTCAAAGGCTACGAATACCGAGCGAAGTTCAGTCATCTGATCTACCCAGCACAGCCGCGCAGCAACATTCACGAGCGGCCCGACTATTATTATTCGTCGGCCATCCGAGAGAGGGCTGAGGAGATCAAGGCCGCCAGCACGGCGCTGGCCGGCAAGGAAGGCGCGTCGGATGCGGACAAGAAGCTGGCGGAGCAGCGCAGCAAGATTGTCGACGAGTTGATGGCCGGCCCTTTGGCGGCAGCCTCGAACCCAGACGCCACTCGCGCCGACCGACTGGCGATGGCCGAGGCGATCATGCCTTCGCCGGCTCACGGACCCGGCCATACCGTGGCGCCGCACGAGGAGCTGGGAGAGAAAGAGCCGACGGGGCTGAACGATAAATATTCGTGGCTGCGGATGCCGGTGATGATCCCCGGGGGCAACATGTGGGCGAGCACGTACTTTCTGTTGACGGGCTTTCACGCGATTCACGTGCTGGTGGGATTGATTGTGTTCGCCCTGTTCCTGCCGATGACGTTCACCGCCGCTAACGCCGGATCGCTGGAAAACCTGGGCCTGTATTGGCACTTTGTCGATCTGGTGTGGATCTTCCTGTTTCCACTGCTATACCTGTTCTAAGTCATTTTCCTCTCCAGGCTCGCACAGCGAGTCTGGGAATCGGTCTCGCCGCCGCGCGAGGCAGGAGACTTCGAAGTTATGAATCAACACGGCGCCCACGGTCA from the Pirellulales bacterium genome contains:
- the cyoE gene encoding heme o synthase → MTAWAMAYVRRHSHALAKSRDLLDLTKPRIGVMVLLTVAAGVWLAGWGNASPLALLHALIGTALVAASGCTANAWLEQKSDARMRRTANRPLPAGRIASGEALVMCAATIVAGVGYLAWTLGTQTALLGLASWTIYALIYTPLKVCTIYNTAVGAVAGAMPVLIGWSAGGGRIDLMAGTLFLIIYLWQFPHFMAIAWIYRDDYAAGGLQMLPCVDPTGVRTGVQAVSAALMLLPITLIPALVYGYSLTYVLAALLLGGVYIAGSILFLVRRDDASARLLLRVSLVYLPLLLGTLVYMPLV
- a CDS encoding cytochrome c oxidase subunit 3 — translated: MAHATAEHSDHDHHHLKLEYQPALPIPNGKLIMWLFLSTEIMFFAALIGTFIVIRFGAVAWPTQHQVHLSEPIGAFNTFVLICSSVSIVLALEMARANRSGAARLWLLVTLVLGSLFLGVKGYEYRAKFSHLIYPAQPRSNIHERPDYYYSSAIRERAEEIKAASTALAGKEGASDADKKLAEQRSKIVDELMAGPLAAASNPDATRADRLAMAEAIMPSPAHGPGHTVAPHEELGEKEPTGLNDKYSWLRMPVMIPGGNMWASTYFLLTGFHAIHVLVGLIVFALFLPMTFTAANAGSLENLGLYWHFVDLVWIFLFPLLYLF